CAAACCAACCACTAACGCCAATCAACACTGCCAAGTGCCAACCAGGCAACCACGACAGCGGCGCAAACAAACGTCAGCAGCAGTCACACATACGCACGCAGCTTCCTTATTTGCCTAACGTAAAATGAGAGCACAAGAGCTACAAATAGATCCCGAATCAGGACAGTTCAGTCGAGACCAACATCATTCCTGAGGTGAACTGCACAATGATTCTACAGCCGCGAGCGGCCGATCCGGTCGCTGTCGGTGATGACGTGTGCGCGGGTTATCTCCCTCAGCGACGTGCAGCCGCTGAGCGCCATGGTGAGCTCCAGCTCGTCCCTCAGCATCTGCAGCACCTTCCGCACGCCGGCCTCGCCGTCCACCGCCAGCGAGAACAGCACGGGCCGGCCGATCTGCAGCACGCACCAAGCAACAGCGTCAGGTGCCGGGCTCGAACGAAATAGCAGCGTTTTTAGCAGGCAGTGggcgcgtcgtcgtcgtcgtccttacgAACACTCCTGAAGCTCCCAACGCCAGGGCCTTGAAGACGTCCGTGCCACGGCGGACGCCGCCGTCGAGGAACACCGGTAGCCGGCCTTTCGCTTCCCTGACGACCTGAATTCACGTCGCACTTTATAGTGAAAACCTCAGCAGACAGGAACATGGAAAGCCAGGAAGCACAAGCAAGCTTTTCGCCTTTACCCCCCTGAAGACTCTGAAGCTCTGAATCACAGAAGGATTTGGTCGGCGTACCTCTTCCAGGCAGCTGATAGTCGCAGGAACATAATCTAGCTGGCGCGCGCCGTGGTTGGACACGATGATCCCAGCAGCGCCATATTCGATCGCAAGCCTAGCTGCATCGGGTGTATGTTTCGCGTGAAATgttacagccataacaaaagctgACGCGAAACTGAAGGTTGCGCCTCAAAGTCTGAAACCGAGCACTTACTGTCTTCTGCAGTCACGATCCCTTTGACTAGGATCGGCAACGAGGTAATTGTCTGCAGCCACTTGACGTCCTGTTTGTTGCATTGCTACTTGTCAGCATTCTATTGCCACATGGAACACTTGGATGCAAGCAGAAGTGAGACACTATTGcatttgtttttttttttgaGTGCATCTTCTGTTTATTTCAAACTTCAGATTAGCTGTTATCTGCAACTAGGAAGGTAttcgcaagaagaagaagaaaaataatGAAGCTAGGAAGGAAGGGTGTACGAATAATACCTTCCAGGAAAGGGTGCGGTCAACTTGACCAGCAACGTAGGAAGCAAGGCCGGAATCATTTGTCTGATACGTCAAGAGATGTTTGGTAAGAAAATCTGAAGAAATAGGTGCATCTTTATAGCAAGCTCAGCTTCCAGATAACCTTGTCCATCGTGCCAAGATCCAGCGCTTGGAAGTTTTTCAACACCAGATGTGGAGGTAAGGCGAACCTGCATGGTTTCAGAGTACATATGCAGTGTGTATAGGACTCCTTATAGTGAAAAAAAAATGAAACGTTCGTCCGTGCAGCACTCTGGGTTCAGTTCTTAGATTAGCACCTGTTCTTAATGTCAGCTTCCCTGCGGCCAAGTATTGGAGTGTCTACCGTGAGTGCAATGGCCTTGAAGCCAGCCATCTCAGCCCTTTTCACGAGTTGCCGTACGATATTCCTGTCCTTGTAGACCTGATGGAGATGACGATACACGGTATAAGGTCAGAGTGTGATGAACAGAAGATAAGCAACGTTTCTTGTGAGTTCATGAAGGAAGATAATAATGCATACATAGAGCTGGAAGAAACGTATGCCCGGCCCAACTGAGTTGACCTCTTCAACGCTGGAAGTAGACCATGAGGACAATGTCTGGAAAAACCATAAGATCAGCACAATGGATTAGTGTTTGGGTCATGACTTGAGGTACCACAGGCAGTGTGATCTTTCAAACCATTATTGTTCCTGCGGAAGCTGCAGCTCTTGCCGTGGCAAGCTCTCCTGCATTCCAGATAAATTTCTCCATGAGAACTTCTCTTTGGAAAATGAGTAGAAAACTCTGATGACTGAACATTCGTCCGAACCATCAGGATGAGCCATTTTCTGCATGGCTGAAGGAGCGATCATGATAGGCATGGAAATGCTGAAGCCCAGAATGTTTGTGGCCATG
This portion of the Zea mays cultivar B73 chromosome 2, Zm-B73-REFERENCE-NAM-5.0, whole genome shotgun sequence genome encodes:
- the LOC100192687 gene encoding uncharacterized LOC100192687 isoform 2 (isoform 2 is encoded by transcript variant 2), whose translation is MRPLCSNPPLHSKSHGGSHRSLARLRFPCSLGMELITNVTEYEKLAKERLPKMVYDYYASGAEDQWTLKENREAFSRILFRPRVLIDVSRIDMATNILGFSISMPIMIAPSAMQKMAHPDGELATARAAASAGTIMTLSSWSTSSVEEVNSVGPGIRFFQLYVYKDRNIVRQLVKRAEMAGFKAIALTVDTPILGRREADIKNRFALPPHLVLKNFQALDLGTMDKTNDSGLASYVAGQVDRTLSWKDVKWLQTITSLPILVKGIVTAEDTRLAIEYGAAGIIVSNHGARQLDYVPATISCLEEVRRPNPSVIQSFRVFRGVVREAKGRLPVFLDGGVRRGTDVFKALALGASGVFIGRPVLFSLAVDGEAGVRKVLQMLRDELELTMALSGCTSLREITRAHVITDSDRIGRSRL
- the LOC100192687 gene encoding uncharacterized LOC100192687 isoform 1 (isoform 1 is encoded by transcript variant 1), whose product is MRPLCSNPPLHSKSHGGSHRSLARLRFPCSLGMELITNVTEYEKLAKERLPKMVYDYYASGAEDQWTLKENREAFSRILFRPRVLIDVSRIDMATNILGFSISMPIMIAPSAMQKMAHPDGELATARAAASAGTIMTLSSWSTSSVEEVNSVGPGIRFFQLYVYKDRNIVRQLVKRAEMAGFKAIALTVDTPILGRREADIKNRFALPPHLVLKNFQALDLGTMDKTNDSGLASYVAGQVDRTLSWKDVKWLQTITSLPILVKGIVTAEDTRLAIEYGAAGIIVSNHGARQLDYVPATISCLEEVVREAKGRLPVFLDGGVRRGTDVFKALALGASGVFIGRPVLFSLAVDGEAGVRKVLQMLRDELELTMALSGCTSLREITRAHVITDSDRIGRSRL